In Passer domesticus isolate bPasDom1 chromosome 1, bPasDom1.hap1, whole genome shotgun sequence, one DNA window encodes the following:
- the RPSA gene encoding small ribosomal subunit protein uS2, with translation MSGGLDVLQMKEEDVLKFLAAGTHLGGTNLDFQMEQYIYKRKSDGIYIINLKRTWEKLLLAARAIVAIENPADVSVISSRNTGQRAVLKFAAATGATPIAGRFTPGTFTNQIQAAFREPRLLVVTDPRADHQPLTEASYVNIPTIALCNTDSPLRYVDIAIPCNNKGAHSVGLMWWMLAREVLRMRGTISREHPWEVMPDLYFYRDPEEIEKEEQAAAEKAVTKEEFQTEWTAPAPEFTAPPQPEVADWSEGVQVPSVPIQQFPTEDWSAQPATEDWSAAPTAQATEWVGTATEWS, from the exons ATGTCCGGAGGCCTCGATGTCCTGCAGATGAAGGAGGAGGATGTCCTCAAATTCCTCGCTGCCGGGACCCACCTGGGAGGTACCAACCTGGACTTCCAGATGGAGCAGTACATCTACAAAAGGAAGAGCGATG GTATTTACATCATCAATCTGAAGAGGACCTGGGaaaagctgctcctggcagctcgTGCCATTGTTGCCATTGAGAACCCAGCTGATGTGAGCGTCATTTCTTCCAGGAACACTGGACAG CGTGCTGTTCTCAAGtttgctgctgccactggggcTACTCCCATTGCCGGGCGTTTCACCCCTGGCACCTTCACCAACCAGATCCAGGCAGCTTTCCGTGAGCCACGGCTCCTGGTGGTCACGGACCCGCGGGCTGATCACCAGCCTCTGACAGAGGCATCCTACGTCAACATCCCCACCATCGCCCTGTGCAACACCGACTCGCCGCTGCGCTACGTGGATATCGCTATTCCCTGCAATAACAAG GGAGCCCACTCAGTGGGACTGATGTGGTGGATGCTGGCTCGGGAGGTCCTGCGCATGCGTGGCACCATCTCCCGTGAGCACCCGTGGGAAGTCATGCCTGACTTGTACTTCTACAGGGATCCTGAGGAG ATTGAAAaggaggagcaggcagctgctgagaAAGCAGTCACGAAGGAGGAGTTCCAGACTGAATGGACTGCCCCAGCACCTGAATTCactgctcctcctcagcccGAGGTTGCAGATTGGTCTGAGGGAGTGCAGGTCCCGTCTGTGCCCATCCAGCAGTTCCCCACAG AGGACTGGAGTGCCCAGCCTGCCACGGAGGACTGgtcagcagctcccactgcccagGCCACTGAGTGGGTTGGCACTGCCACAGAGTGGTCTTAA